The following proteins are co-located in the Megalobrama amblycephala isolate DHTTF-2021 linkage group LG12, ASM1881202v1, whole genome shotgun sequence genome:
- the tnni3k gene encoding serine/threonine-protein kinase TNNI3K isoform X2: protein MAEFVNVHLQKSTKEKIEKFNQLRGKEVQTDEFWDLVVITSADEDQRSAYEIQITEKLERKELPLGISYHVFADPPGCKIGNGGSTLHSLQCLHDKYGKSLSGFKVILIHAGGFSQRLPNASALGKIFTALPLGKPLYQMLELKLAMYVDFPSRMKPGILVTCADDIELYSVPDQENVVFDKSGFTALAHPSPLSVGTTHGVFVLEPAEMSRICDMEYRNCFQFLHKPNIEKMRKCKAVCEREGEEFVYTDSTYYVDYGTAMTLLTLLSEIEPLTCEIDAYGDFLQALGQRATVDYTENTANVTKKEKGLIEIRRKIFRRLKGTALNVILLNNSKFYHVGTTEEYLFHFTADPCLRAELGLLSAAFSVCDLEPSKKTRACVMHSILHPTVTISQGSVVEYSRLDAKVKVGTRSIISGCWIGTDLTVPSDTFVHSLSVNLDGKTGFVTVVFGIQDDLKRNVSSPADMKALSLFKVNLKDCVGLWGLCLEKIRFSGDASMCSLWNACIFPVCPDLKDSFVMSLGMVKALDSGTKFTLPNNTILTSLQETLQNKNLEEMLKFRKELYEDILRVNLSNSV from the exons ATGGCAGAGTTCGTAAACGTGCATCTGCAAAAATCCACCAAAGAGAAAATTGAAAAATTCAACCAATTGAGAG GCAAAGAAGTTCAGACTGATGAATTCTGGGATCTTGTGGTTATTACTTCAGCGGACGAGGACCAGAGGTCTGCTTATGAAATTCAGATCACTGAGAAACTGGAGAGGAAAGAACTGCCTCTTGGCATCAGTTATCATGTGTTTGCAGATCCTCCAGGATGCAAGATTG GTAATGGCGGGTCCACATTACATTCACTGCAGTGTCTTCATGATAAATATGGAAAGTCTCTGTCTGGATTTAAAGTCATCCTTATTCATGCAG GAGGATTCAGCCAACGTTTGCCCAATGCCAGTGCCCTGggtaaaatattcacagctttGCCCCTGGGAAAACCTTTGTATCAGATGCTGGAGCTTAAACTTGCAATGTATGTGGATTTCCCTTCACGCATGAAGCCGGGAATTCTGGTTACCTGTGCTGATGATATAGAGCTCTATAGTGTTCCTGACCAAGAGAACGTTGTGTTTGATAAGTCAGGTTTTACTGCCTTAGCACATCCCTCCCCTCTTTCTGTTGGTACCACACATGGAGTTTTTGTTCTAGAACCAGCAGAGATGTCCAGAATCTGTGACATGGAATACAGAAATTGCTTTCAATTTTTGCATAAGCCAAACATCGAAAAGATGCGCAAATGCAAAGCAGTATGCGAGCGGGAAGGAGAGGAGTTTGTTTACACTGACAGCACTTATTATGTTGATTATGGGACCGCTATGACACTGCTGACCTTGTTAAGTGAAATCGAGCCTCTGACATGTGAAATCGATGCTTATGGGGACTTTCTTCAAGCCCTGGGACAAAGAGCTACTGTGGATTACACAGAAAACACAGCCAACGTCACAAAGAAGGAAAAAGGTCTCATTGAGATTCGCAGAAAGATTTTCCGTCGTCTCAAAGGCACTGCACTTAACGTCATCCTGCTCAACAACTCCAAGTTCTATCATGTCGGCACCACAGAGGAATACTTGTTCCACTTCACCGCTGACCCCTGTCTCAGAGCAGAGCTCGGCCTACTCTCTGCCGCTTTCAGCGTGTGCGACTTGGAGCCATCGAAGAAAACTAGAGCTTGCGTGATGCATAGCATCCTGCATCCCACTGTGACCATATCCCAAGGCAGTGTTGTGGAATACTCTAGACTGGATGCTAAGGTTAAAGTCGGTACTAGATCTATCATCAGCGGATGCTGGATTGGCACAGATCTAACCGTGCCGAGTGACACTTTCGTGCACTCTTTATCTGTAAATCTGGATGGTAAAACAGGTTTTGTGACTGTGGTTTTTGGTATACAAGATGATCTAAAGAGAAATGTATCCAGCCCTGCTGATATGAAAGCACTGAGTTTGTTTAAGGTTAATCTGAAGGACTGTGTTGGGCTCTGGGGCTTGTGTCTCGAAAAGATCAGGTTCTCAGGAGACGCATCCATGTGCAGTTTGTGGAACGCCTGCATTTTCCCAGTTTGTCCTGATCTAAAGGATTCATTTGTGATGTCACTGGGGATGGTGAAGGCATTGGATAGTGGAACCAAATTCACTCTTCCCAataataccatacttacatctTTACAGGAAACTCTACAGAACAAGAACCTGGAGGAAATGCTGAAATTTAGGAAAGAACTTTATGAAGACATTCTCAGGGTAAATTTAAGTAATTCTGTCTGA
- the lrriq3 gene encoding leucine-rich repeat and IQ domain-containing protein 3 translates to MDSLKAHWAYLLNCSQSLILDHGYWTSEGEKDPKDIVMVRLSSLLLKSLDQIGSCRALRICILADNFLTRIEALMACTHLVKLDLKGNQIVHLPDASYWSHLKELQLLYLHDNNMSAWNNIKGLSGCLNLTALTVYDTPLSLKKNYRHCLVNNIWSLKALDNFVISDEEIIQNWSLPFQFKAMKQHFCVNLYPSTKPNSFETEMKAVYKIITEINRIQAVYSPTLIIQRWIRGHLIRKSLGLCSTKKRIASGTPFINHSSENEQEPSQSQKTMTEDTDDNHELPKEKNTEIKRLHVNLNTLMETIYPEVFQEATNAETFDGQQDIQVPYNTPDCRSLKSEVQISTFDQDTNVTGDLCNEEIEEGTFHVLGLKALVHQSEPLIDMLWSRKTAGQDIREAISHFHTQRPGLQPHSPAITSGKHLIGHCHDNISLTPFKVIERAHQTFDKARMQRNLAEKVTEHHIDREVAKGRRYDFMEARRTEVRLREERERADMEKTLTLQRAKVEQDIHHARQKHTQFLEEKKRRFQEQEMVCSFSQQHNSLARAVLRYNTWKRGNQQ, encoded by the exons ATGGATTCACTGAAAGCACACTGGGCCTATTTGTTAAACTGCTCCCAGTCCCTGATACTGGATCATGGCTACTGGACATCAGAGGGTGAGAAAGACCCAAAGGACATTGTGATGGTCAGATTGAGCAGTTTGCTTTTAAAAAGTCTGGATCAGATTGGATCTTGCAGAGCACTGAGGATTTGCATCTTGGCTGACAACTTTCTGACCAGGATCGAAGCTCTGATGGCATGCACTCACTTGGTGAAGTTAGATTTGAAAGGCAATCAG ATCGTTCACCTCCCTGATGCTTCATATTGGAGTCATCTGAAAGAATTACAGCTTCTATATCTACACGACAACAACATGTCAGCCTGGAACAATATTAAAGGTCTGTCGGGCTGTTTAAACCTGACTGCTTTAACTGTCTATGACACCCCGCTCAGTTTAAAGAAGAACTACAGGCACTGTCTGGTCAATAACATATGGTCACTGAAAGCCTTGGACAACTTTGTTATATCTGACGAGGAAATCATCCAAAACTGGTCCCTTCCCTTTCAATTCAAAGCAATGAAGCAACACTTTTGTGTCAATTTGTACCCATCTACAAAGCCG aATTCATTTGAGACAGAGATGAAAGCGGTATACAAGATaatcactgaaataaacagGATCCAGGCCGTTTATTCTCCTACACTTATTATACAGCGCTGGATCCGAGGCCATTTAATCAGAAAAAGTCTTGG ACTTTGTAGTACAAAGAAACGTATAGCATCTGGGACACCATTCATCAACCATTCATCAGAAAATGAGCAGGAACCATCTCAGTCTCAGAAAACCATGACGGAGGACACAGATGACAACCATGAGCTA CCAAAGGAAAAGAATACAGAGATCAAAAGACTTCATGTAAACCTCAATACGCTGATGGAAACTATCTACCCAGAG GTTTTTCAGGAAGCTACAAATGCTGAAACATTTGATGGTCAACAAGACATACAAGTACCGTACAACACCCCTGACTGCAGAAGTCTGAAATCTGAAGTCCAAATAAGCACATTTGACCAAG ATACTAATGTGACTGGTGATCTCTGTAATGAAGAAATTGAGGAAGGAACCTTTCATGTTTTGGGACTGAAGGCTTTGGTCCACCAGAGTGAGCCATTGATTGACATGTTGTGGTCCCGTAAAACTGCGGGACAGGACATCCGTGAAGCCATCAGCCATTTTCACACTCAGAGACCTGGTCTACAGCCTCACTCACCTGCCATTACTTCAGGGAAGCATCTGATTGGTCATTGCCATGACAACATCAGTCTCACCCCCTTTAAAGTCATTGAAAGAGCCCATCAAACATTTGACAAGGCCAGAATGCAGAGAAACCTCGCAGAGAAGGTAACTGAGCACCACATTGACCGTGAAGTAGCCAAAGGCCGCAGATACGACTTCATGGAGGCTCGAAGAACAGAAGTACGTCTGCGTGAGGAGCGTGAAAGAGCGGATATGGAGAAAACTCTCACACTACAGAGAGCCAAGGTGGAACAGGACATC